The genomic segment GTAAGAACTCAGACGGGGAGCGACCGGCTCCCGCGTCCACTCGGCCTTCGGCGCCGGATCACCCCGCCTCTCGcccccaggctcccaggtgaCGGCTTCCTGCTCCTCGCGCTGCTGCTCTACGCGCCCGTCGGGTTCTGCCTCCTAGTCCTGCGTCTCTTTCTTGGAATCCACGTCTTCCTAGTCAGCTGCGCGCTCCCGGACAGCGTCCTTCGCAGGTTCCGACCCGGGCGCCCGGGGAGGGTCAGGGATGTGTCCAGCCCGAGACCGTGCAGTCACTACTGTCTGCGTCCCCAGGTTCGTGGTGCGGACCATGTGTGCAGTGCTGGGACTCGTAGCCCGGCAGGAGGACCCCGGACTCCGGGATCACCGCGTCAGGGTCCTCATTTCCAATCACGTGACACCTTTCGACCACAACATAGTCAACCTGCTCACCAGTTGTAGCACCGTGAGTGGGGGGCGAAGACGAGTGCGCCACGGGCAGTCCCTTGGGGCCCAGCTTAAGGCTACCTTCTGCCCGCCTCGTTTTCCCTTGGAGTCCACGAGATACTGAGCCTTACCCCTAAGCCCGCTTCTATACCCCATATGTCAGTTTTGTCACTTTCCAacattcttctcttcttctttctatCTTCCCTGTTCCCAGCCTCTACTCAATAGTCCCCCCAGCTTTGTGTGCTGGTCTCGGGGCTTCATGGAGATGGATGGGCGGGGGGAGTTGGTGGAGTCACTCAAGAGATTCTGTGCTTCCACGAGGCTTCCCCCCACCCATCTGCTGCTATTCCCCGAGGAAGAGGCCACCAATGGCCGGGAGGGGCTTCTGCACTTCAGGTGGGTGAGCACAGGTATTAGCCTCTAAATGCGTAGGTAGTCAGGCTTGGGGACCCTTAGGTTTTCCACAGCCTTCTTCAGCCCTAACCCTTCCTTTCGTAGTTCATTTCCTTTTGGTTCTTTCCCCTGAATCCCTTTATTCCCCATTTATCTTCTTGGGCAGTTTGACAGTTTTCTCTTTTAAGTCAGGTATGAGCTGCTGACTAGGCTGGCTGGAATCCCATTCTACTCTCTTCCTTCTAGTTCCTGGCCATTTTCTATCCAGGATGTGGTACAGCCTCTTACCCTTCGGGTCCAGAGACCCCTAGTCTCTGTGGTGAGTGCACGCTGGACAGGGAATCTTTGGGGCTTGGGAGAAAGTTTCCCACTCCTGGCCCTCACTTAGATCTCGCTTTCATGCCTTCTTAGACTGTGTCAGATGCCTCCTGGGTCTCAGAACTGCTGTGGTCACTATTCGTCCCTTTCACGGTGTATCAAGTAAGGTATTAATTGTCCGTCCTTTTTGGTGCTTGGGAAAAGCTCACCTCAAGGTCAAGAAAGTACCTGCTCTGCCTTGTCCATTTGTAGAGCTTTTAATACCAAGATTCCAACACAGATGCAACACAAAGTATTTACTCTCTCTCCACCCTGAACACCGCTGTCCCGTGGAACAAGGCATCAAAGTAGGGAAACAGTGACAGCCTGTACCCGTGGTGCCCCCAACATAGCCCTGACTTGTTTTTTGCAGGTGGCTCCGTCCTGTTCATCGccatttgggggaggggaatgaggagTTTGCCCTCCGTGTACAACAGGTGGTAGGGTACacaggcagggtggaggtggggtcttTCCTTAAGGGGGAGAGGACAACTTGAGGCTTTGACACTCCCAACCTTCCAATTCTCCCTAGCTCGTGGCCAAAGAATTGGGTCAGACAGGGACACGACTCACTCCAGCAGACAAAGCAGAGCACATGAAACGACAGAGACACCCCAGATTGCGCCCGCAGTCAGGTGTGTAGTCTCTGTGCACAAAGCTGCTTCTTTTCCCCCAGGCTTCCCTGTTCTTGTGCTAGTcagcctctcctttctcttcattctctaCTAACCGTATTTCAGATCTCTTTTTTGCAGCCCAGTcgtctttccttccctcccctggccctTCTCCTGATGTGCAGCTGACAACTCTGGCACAGAGAGTCAAGGAGGTTTTACCCCATGTGCCACTGGATGTCATCCAGAGAGACCTGGGTATGCAAAAGGGTAGCCTCCCACAGAAAGACCGGcacagagaggaaaggtgggTGGTGAGGAGAAATGGTGAGCAGGGAAACAGATCCCTTTTCCACgcttcccttctccccagccaAGACTGGATGCATAGACTTGACCATCACCAATCTGCTTGAGGGAGCTGTAGCTTTCATACCTGAAGACATCACCGAGGGGACCCAGTCCCTTCCCACAGCTTCTCCCCCTAAGGTGAGACCCAGAAAGTGGTCAGATCCAAGACTTGGTGGGGGATAGGGCAGTCTACATACTCCTTATCCCTGATGTCTCTTTTTTGATCCTGAGACCCTAGCACAGTGCCTCTCTCGCAAAGTAGGCATTCGATGCGTGTTTAATGATGATGACTTCGCAAGCCCTCTGACATTGTGATCACCTCAGTTCCCCAGCTCTGGCCCGATGCCTCAGCCCACAGCCATAACGTTTGCCAAGTCCTCCTGGGCCCGGCAGGAAAGCCTGCAGGAGCGCAAGCAGGCACTGTATGAATACGCGAGAAGGTGAGCGGctgagaggacagtggggaggaaggggcaggtAGAGGAAGGGAGCTAATTATGGAGCTGATACATAATATGGCAAAGCCCACACAATGTCTTTCCCCTATGTCCCACAGGAGATTCACAGAGAGACGGGCCCAGGAGGGTGACTGAGTACAGGATGGCACCCAGAGCCGCAGGACGGAGACTGGGGGCGGCCCTCACCCAACTCACAACAGGCCGATGGGTGGGTGGTAGAAAGGGAAAGATGGGGCTCCCCCCAATATCACATTAAATTCAGGGTTTTCATTAAAGGTCTCTG from the Desmodus rotundus isolate HL8 chromosome 5, HLdesRot8A.1, whole genome shotgun sequence genome contains:
- the AUP1 gene encoding lipid droplet-regulating VLDL assembly factor AUP1 isoform X4, translated to MEPPPAPGPERLFDSHRLPGDGFLLLALLLYAPVGFCLLVLRLFLGIHVFLVSCALPDSVLRRFVVRTMCAVLGLVARQEDPGLRDHRVRVLISNHVTPFDHNIVNLLTSCSTPLLNSPPSFVCWSRGFMEMDGRGELVESLKRFCASTRLPPTHLLLFPEEEATNGREGLLHFSSWPFSIQDVVQPLTLRVQRPLVSVTVSDASWVSELLWSLFVPFTVYQVRWLRPVHRHLGEGNEEFALRVQQLVAKELGQTGTRLTPADKAEHMKRQRHPRLRPQSDLFFAAQSSFLPSPGPSPDVQLTTLAQRVKEVLPHVPLDVIQRDLAKTGCIDLTITNLLEGAVAFIPEDITEGTQSLPTASPPKAFDACLMMMTSQAL
- the AUP1 gene encoding lipid droplet-regulating VLDL assembly factor AUP1 isoform X3, producing the protein MEPPPAPGPERLFDSHRLPGDGFLLLALLLYAPVGFCLLVLRLFLGIHVFLVSCALPDSVLRRFVVRTMCAVLGLVARQEDPGLRDHRVRVLISNHVTPFDHNIVNLLTSCSTPLLNSPPSFVCWSRGFMEMDGRGELVESLKRFCASTRLPPTHLLLFPEEEATNGREGLLHFSSWPFSIQDVVQPLTLRVQRPLVSVTVSDASWVSELLWSLFVPFTVYQVRWLRPVHRHLGEGNEEFALRVQQLVAKELGQTGTRLTPADKAEHMKRQRHPRLRPQSDLFFAAQSSFLPSPGPSPDVQLTTLAQRVKEVLPHVPLDVIQRDLAKTGCIDLTITNLLEGAVAFIPEDITEGTQSLPTASPPKTLAQCLSRKVGIRCVFNDDDFASPLTL
- the AUP1 gene encoding lipid droplet-regulating VLDL assembly factor AUP1 isoform X1 — its product is MEPPPAPGPERLFDSHRLPGDGFLLLALLLYAPVGFCLLVLRLFLGIHVFLVSCALPDSVLRRFVVRTMCAVLGLVARQEDPGLRDHRVRVLISNHVTPFDHNIVNLLTSCSTPLLNSPPSFVCWSRGFMEMDGRGELVESLKRFCASTRLPPTHLLLFPEEEATNGREGLLHFSSWPFSIQDVVQPLTLRVQRPLVSVTVSDASWVSELLWSLFVPFTVYQVRWLRPVHRHLGEGNEEFALRVQQLVAKELGQTGTRLTPADKAEHMKRQRHPRLRPQSDLFFAAQSSFLPSPGPSPDVQLTTLAQRVKEVLPHVPLDVIQRDLAKTGCIDLTITNLLEGAVAFIPEDITEGTQSLPTASPPKFPSSGPMPQPTAITFAKSSWARQESLQERKQALYEYARRRFTERRAQEGD
- the AUP1 gene encoding lipid droplet-regulating VLDL assembly factor AUP1 isoform X2; this translates as MEPPPAPGPERLFDSHRLPGDGFLLLALLLYAPVGFCLLVLRLFLGIHVFLVSCALPDSVLRRFVVRTMCAVLGLVARQEDPGLRDHRVRVLISNHVTPFDHNIVNLLTSCSTPLLNSPPSFVCWSRGFMEMDGRGELVESLKRFCASTRLPPTHLLLFPEEEATNGREGLLHFSSWPFSIQDVVQPLTLRVQRPLVSVTVSDASWVSELLWSLFVPFTVYQVRWLRPVHRHLGEGNEEFALRVQQLVAKELGQTGTRLTPADKAEHMKRQRHPRLRPQSAQSSFLPSPGPSPDVQLTTLAQRVKEVLPHVPLDVIQRDLAKTGCIDLTITNLLEGAVAFIPEDITEGTQSLPTASPPKFPSSGPMPQPTAITFAKSSWARQESLQERKQALYEYARRRFTERRAQEGD